One window from the genome of Buchnera aphidicola (Neophyllaphis podocarpi) encodes:
- the dapF gene encoding diaminopimelate epimerase gives MDYILNKKVFFSKMHGLGNDFVIINNINQNIKMSKIKIKNLSDRNKGIGFDQLLLIEKSFNKDIDFNYRIFNSNGEEVSQCGNGARCIAKFIYSNRLTNKKNIIVSTKNRILHLKIKNNKKILVNMGKPDFNPESLPFIIRKNKKEYCIKIKTKNIKFGIVSLGNPHCVILVPDVLTTNIEEIGPIIENHSQFPNKVNVNFMEIINKKYIKLRVYERDVGETKACGSGACASVAVGINQNLLDQKVTVELPGGKLKIFLDKNNECIYMSGPATHIFDGYFINKNF, from the coding sequence ATGGATTATATTTTAAATAAAAAAGTTTTTTTTTCTAAAATGCATGGATTAGGAAATGATTTTGTGATTATTAATAATATTAATCAAAATATCAAAATGTCTAAAATTAAAATTAAAAATTTATCTGATAGAAATAAAGGAATAGGTTTTGATCAATTATTATTAATAGAAAAATCATTTAACAAAGATATTGACTTCAATTATAGAATTTTTAATTCTAATGGAGAGGAAGTATCACAATGTGGTAATGGAGCTAGATGCATTGCAAAATTTATCTATTCAAATAGATTAACTAATAAAAAAAATATAATAGTAAGTACAAAAAATAGAATTTTACATTTAAAAATCAAAAATAATAAAAAAATATTAGTAAATATGGGTAAACCTGATTTTAATCCAGAATCTTTACCTTTCATAATAAGAAAAAATAAAAAAGAATATTGTATAAAAATAAAAACAAAAAATATAAAATTTGGTATTGTATCTTTAGGTAACCCTCATTGTGTTATATTAGTACCTGACGTTTTAACAACTAATATTGAAGAAATAGGTCCTATAATTGAAAATCATTCACAATTTCCAAATAAAGTTAATGTAAATTTTATGGAAATAATAAATAAAAAATATATAAAGTTAAGGGTTTATGAGAGAGATGTTGGAGAAACTAAAGCATGTGGTAGTGGTGCATGTGCTTCTGTTGCTGTAGGTATAAACCAAAATTTATTGGATCAAAAAGTTACAGTTGAACTTCCTGGCGGTAAATTAAAAATATTTTTAGATAAAAATAATGAGTGTATATATATGTCAGGACCTGCTACACATATTTTTGATGGATATTTTATTAATAAAAATTTTTAG
- the cyaY gene encoding iron donor protein CyaY, translating to MNDLEFYNITNSLMLSIENKIDEYNNKIDIECEINNDVMYISFKNNSKIIINRQKFLKQIWLATQINGYHFNYLNKCWICNRTGLNFWKILEISCSSQSGYKIIF from the coding sequence ATGAACGATTTAGAATTTTATAATATTACTAATAGTTTAATGCTTTCTATAGAAAATAAAATAGATGAGTATAATAATAAAATAGATATTGAATGTGAAATTAACAATGATGTGATGTATATAAGTTTTAAAAATAACAGTAAAATTATTATTAATAGACAAAAATTTTTAAAACAAATCTGGTTAGCTACTCAGATTAATGGCTATCATTTCAATTATTTAAATAAATGTTGGATATGTAATCGTACGGGATTAAATTTTTGGAAGATATTAGAAATTTCTTGTTCTAGTCAATCAGGTTATAAAATAATATTTTAA